A DNA window from Labrus mixtus chromosome 4, fLabMix1.1, whole genome shotgun sequence contains the following coding sequences:
- the bet1l gene encoding BET1-like protein gives MADWNRGHDSVNDMLDAENKRIAENLATKVSRLKSLAFDIDREVDDQNDYLDGMDSNFMSATGLLSGSVKRFSTMVRSGRENRRILCYVSVGMVLVFFLLYYMISRIQS, from the exons ATGGCGGACTGGAATAgag gacatGACTCTGTAAATGACATGCTGGATGCTGAAAACAAACGGATAGCAGAGAACTTGGCCACCAAAGTCTCCCGACTGAAATCT CTTGCGTTTGACATTGACAGAGAGGTGGATGATCAGAATGACTATCTGGACGGCATG gACTCAAACTTCATGAGTGCGACCGGCCTACTGAGCGGCAGCGTGAAGCGTTTCTCCACCATGGTCCGATCCGGCAGGGAAAACCGCCGCATcctctgctatgtctctgtggGCATGGTCCtggtcttcttcctgctctacTACATGATCTCCAGGATTCAAAGCTGA
- the deaf1 gene encoding deformed epidermal autoregulatory factor 1 homolog: MDEADSATKALGLVEPPIGIQPGDGSDTESEAEVTTMAVMAEPGNIEMGAESLPNSDEAEAAFAEVTAVTVGGVHSAEDNVFTTTVATSGSLPEHMLSGRTTLQLGEGLSTQKATLIVVHTDGSIVEAAGLKSAASMASGQQTPPTPMTPPQDKDSCSKYNWDPSVYNNELPVRCRNTSGVLFKNRLGSGGKGRCIRHNQQWFTPTEFEGVAGRASSKDWKRSIRYAGRPLLCLIQERILNPHAASCTCAACCDDLTGCSKEGDNVVSENISMTGPVRLFVPYKRRKKDNDLPVSPPKKELQAAKNITLTPGATFTMSPSGQFTTSGTLTFDRAPTNDASAAAAAAAIISEGSAQSEVFASTAVLTSLPALAVSPQPVHAKMTVTTAAATSPSGSLISGLEEGPVGGVGPMVSEGQKNTWLYLEELSNTLLSNVQQLKALIEQAKNSAADTMVAKGQTIRKECGLSQTFQNQITFPQQDDSEVKRGSEITEIIINQMCVNCGRVAMSECTGCHKVNYCSAFCQRKDWKDHQHTCCQSAGGVTVQEEEEPITAMDMDKVK; this comes from the exons ATGGACGAAGCGGACTCGGCCACGAAGGCACTCGGGCTGGTTGAACCGCCCATCGGCATTCAGCCGGGGGATGGCTCGGATACCGAATCGGAGGCCGAAGTTACCACGATGGCCGTGATGGCCGAACCGGGAAACATCGAAATGGGAGCCGAATCCCTGCCGAACTCTGACGAGGCCGAGGCAGCATTCGCAG AGGTGACGGCCGTGACGGTGGGAGGAGTTCATTCTGCAGAGGACAACGTTTTTACCACAACAGTTGCCACGTCAGGAAGTCTCCCTGAACACATGCTG AGTGGGAGGACCACCCTCCAGCTTGGTGAGGGTCTCAGCACGCAGAAAGCCACTTTGATCGTGGTTCACACTGACGGTAGCATCGTAGAAGCTGCTGGCCTAAAGTCTGCTGCATCCATGGCATCAg GCCAACAGACTCCACCGACCCCGATGACTCCACCACAGGACAAAGACTCTTGCTCCAAATACAACTGGGACCCCTCGGTCTACAACAATGAGCTGCCGGTCCGCTGCAGGAACACAAGTGGAGTGCTCTTCAAGAACAGACTGGGATCAG GGGGAAAAGGTCGCTGCATCAGACACAACCAGCAGTGGTTCACGCCCACTGAGTTTGAAGGCGTTGCAGGAAGAGCGAGCAGCAAAGACTGGAAGAGGAGCATCAGATACGCCGGCAGACCTCTGCTCTGCCTCATACAG gagcgTATCCTCAACCCTCACGCTGCCTCCTGTACCTGTGCAGCCTGCTGTGATGACCTGACAGGG tgttCAAAGGAAGGAGACAATGTGGTTTCAGAAAACATCAGTATg ACCGGTCCAGTCCGCCTCTTCGTCCCGTATAAAAGACGGAAGAAGGACAATGACCTTCCTGTCAGCCCTCCCAAAAAGGAACTTCAAGCAGCCAAAAACATAACTCTAACGCCGGGAGCCACAT TCACCATGTCCCCGTCGGGACAGTTCACCACCTCCGGCACCCTGACTTTTGACCGAGCTCCTACGAACGATGCCtctgccgccgccgctgctgccgCCATCATCTCAGAAGGTTCAGCGCAGAGCGAGGTGTTCGCCAGCACAGCAG tgcTGACGTCGTTACCGGCGCTGGCTGTGTCGCCTCAGCCTGTTCATGCCAAGATGACGGTGACGACTGCAGCGGCGACATCTCCGTCGGGGTCGTTGATTAGCGGGCTGGAGGAAGGGCCCGTAGGTGGGGTGGGGCCCATGGTTAGCGAAGGGCAGAAGAACACCTGGCTGTACCTGGAGGAGCTGTCCAACACACTGCTGAGCAACGTCCAGCAGCTGAAGGCGCTGATCGAACAGGCCAAGAACTCTGCGGCGGACACAATGGTTGCCAAAGGACAGACAATCAGAAAGGAG TGCGGTCTCAGTCAGACATTTCAGAACCAGATCACGTTTCCACAGCAAGACGACTCGGAGGTCAAAAGGGGCTCTGAAATCACAGAGATCATCATCAAt CAAATGTGTGTAAACTGTGGTCGGGTGGCGATGAGCGAGTGCACCGGCTGTCACAAGGTCAACTATTGCTCCGCCTTCTGTCAGAGGAAG GACTGGAAGGATCATCAGCACACCTGCTGTCAGTCAGCAGGGGGCGTCActgttcaggaggaggaggagccaatCACAGCTATGGACATGGACAAAGTGAAATGA